TATACATAATAGTAATGTAATGAGAAACTTAGCATAACTAATATCataaaaattgtaagaaaaaaccATTTTAGTACCTCTAAATGTCATGGTCAAACTATTGTCCTATATGTTTAATAACCTAAGCTAACGTCAATAGCATCACTTCAATTTACCATTCCTGTGCGTAAGCACGGATTACATACtagtttttacaaattttgaaaacacaattgcaataacaaatgtttttttttttcttttttcttttttggagatGGAATAACAAATGTATATGATGAGCCTAGGAAATACCATCGTCTATTAGTAATGACGGTTGTTATCGGATTGAAGGCCACCCATAATGAATCAACGGAAATAAGACCATTGAGGACTTTTCTGTTGGGCATAAATGACGCAGACATTACAACAGTCATTAGAGACAATAAAGGATCTTGACATAGAAATGTTTATCCAAAGATCCTATATAAACCACCAAGGACAAAGAAGAAGGGTATGTTCTTACTCAAATAATTGCTATTGCTTAATTCACAGCAATCTCCTCGTGAGATTTAGCCTAACTTGAGTTTCGAAGGGTCCTCGACAAACACCACACCAATGTGTCCTGggattattgtttttatttctttacagGCAAGGAGGTTGATTGCCTATCCAAACTGACGAGGAACTTAATTGATGAATTTGGCTTTATCAgcttggcgccgtctgtggggacgaCTGATttcttttcaacaaaaaattgttgCTCTACCAACATCCTCAAGCAACAAAATGGAAATAGACGCATCAAATCAGCCTAATGGGACGCAAATGGCATTACAGATTCAAACTTTGGTCGCCAATGTAGATGAACTGAGCCGACATAACTAGGAATTGAGACAGCGGGAATTACGAGAAGGTAGCCGCACCCCACCCAGAAGACAAGATCAACGTCATAATGAAGACGAACGTAGTCTAGAGGGTAGCAATGGGAGAAAGAGCATTGAAAGGATAACACAGCCTTGACCACACCAAAGATGATTTGATAAGGGAGATGAGAAAATGGATGAAAGACTTGAAGAATGTGATGAAGGGAAAGGTGTCCAAAGATTTGGATAACATGATAAGGTAGACTGACTATTCTTTCACCGCCAACGTTCTGGAGTGCCCTTTACCACCGAAATTCCATCTCCCATCACTAGAAATGTATGATGGTACAAAGGATCCCCTAGACCATATAGAAACATTCAAGACTAGTTCAGAAAGCACATgcattcaataattaaaatacttGTGGTGCAAGTGAGAAAAAGTGTTTGGCCAAATCAAAAAAGAGGTTGACCACGTTCATTCACCAAGCGAATAATTTTCGCCTTGCGGGAACAAAAAATCTTATTGAGAAAGAAGtctaggttatgtttggtaacattttttttttaattttttttttcaaaaacttgtttttggacatagaaagaatgaaacaattttcttgtattttttaaatcaaaaaacatgtttggttagttgaaatgaaaaaagagtttttctgaagaaaaaaaataaaaaatattgaaatacgTTGTTACTCGGATTCAGACTTTGACACTAACTTATTAAATTAGGTGTGTGTTTTCATCAGCTTTTGAAAACTAGAAACTGAAAATAGTCTTTTGCCTGTTTTCAATTTGCttcaaaatagagttttgaaaacagtttttgttttctgctcATTTTGGattaccaaacaagttttttaatcacaaaaaaaaaaaaaaaagtttttagaaacaaaaaataaagggaaaaaacaattaccaaacaTACTCCTAACATCTTCCTTTAGTTTTCCAATGTGAGACGAATAATACTAATTGTTAAAACTCCTCTCTTATTTGTGGAGGAAGACTTATAACATCTTCCTTCATCATTTTCAATCCGTGACTTGCAACATTTCTTTTTAGGATTTGGTTTACgtttagtacttttttaactggaatctctttttgttttaatgagaaattgtcacatcacctattaactaaataaaaggtggagattaaaacccacaaccactattgtgtatttaaaacaaaaggacacctctagttaaaaaagtactggaggtaagccaaactcttctttctataatattttcactctttttattACGTGAAAGTTGGGACTTGTAtattcttaattatttatttgtaccAAAAATTACTTAAGTTAGGGAAATGTTGAATTTCATAGCATGGTTCCTAAAGTTGAATTCTACCAGAGAAGGAAGGTCCTTGAtggcaaagaaaaaaaggaCTCATAATGGGGCACTGAATTAGGGacctcatttctttttctttttttttgagaaataattacaacatactgCTAACCCCGCAACTCGAACCATTtcccccctagacccccaagcactttgagcatggggaggtgtcaattcagctacaaggtcTTTGGCAATTAGGGACCTCATTTCAAAGCCTATAAAAGTGGGGGTTTTACACCAAACAAAGCTATGTAAGCATATTAACCCCGCAGCTCGAACATTTtcccccctagacccccaagcactttgtgcatggggaggtgccaattcagttacaaggcctttggcaatTAGGGACCTCATTTCAAAGCCTATAAAAGTGGGGGTTTTGCACCAAACAAAGCTATGTAAGCATATTAATTAAGAAATCTCttagtaaacaaaaaaattatttaaaaaaaaaaaagttttctgaCTTTCTTCaattcttatctttttctttttgcaagtGTTCGAGGTCTTAATTAATTTTACATACGTCATCAGTTATTATTTGTGATGCCATAGTAGTCCACCATCTAGTTAAACCTCAATTTGTCCTTAAAACCTTgaaaatctcttcttcttcttcttcttttctttctttcttcttttctttttctttttttttttttttttttttttttttaagcatttgGTTTTTAGTATTGATTATAACAAGAGACTAGGGATAACATGACTGGACTAGGTAGTCATCGTGCCTCATCCCCACTTTTGGGCAAGGAAAACTCGTAATGGGCGAGAGCAAAGCAAGTCATGTCAAAGCAAGTCATGTTAAAGCATAGgtataaaaaagagaaagggattATGGTACGAGTTTTGATAGAGAAAAAGATGAGTGTTTTGGGTAGAGCCGGTCCAAGATTGTTTAAGGCCAATGACGAGAATTTTATAGGGGTCTTTTTACATttaaatatcacttaaataatatttatttattttatagggtcttgttactggttgttattgttgaagcaaaaaagtaatcttagtattaatttcaaatttgaaccaataataactaacaacctgtaatttgttgtaaaaataaatatgactAATTTAATTTTAGAACCAGGTTATTACTGGTTctaaaacttttattataaatataatatgtatatagaagattaaattatatataaatattgaataatatatACATACTTGGGGCAGGCAAGAAGTGAGAAGAGATAGGACGAGATGAGACAAAAAATCTTGTTCAAGTTGGGGCAGGAGAGGCTGGGACAAGTAGGGTGGAAATTTGGAACATTTTTGCCATCACGTTGGATCatgcaaaacccaaaaaaatgcaaaatggcTAATACCATTCACAAAAATGCACAAAAGAAAACCACttagtattggtggtgctagaaagctatataaatatttttagcaccaccaaatACAAATTTATGACTACATTGGTGGAGGCAAAGCCAAATAATTTGGCGCCATAGCTACATTGCACAGCTAAAAGtggctgtgcactgtagctcataggtaaaaaaaaaatgttaaattgtGTGTTTACGCtgctttattttaaatatattattttattcatgtgTTCACACTACTTTatagtgaatatattattttattataatagatatattattttattgtgttgaaagctaaaataaaactactGATGTTCGATATTTTGTAAAGTGAGAACGTAAGATgaataaaatagctttttgtgGAGCCATATTACTAAATTTTTGGCTCCACCAATGTGGATGCTATTACATCTGGAAATGCATTTCTGATTTACAACATGCTATAGGGTGATGTATATTTGCATAACACTATAGCTTCATGCAAAtgaaaatcttcttttttttattcccctCTCTCCTCTAACATTCTTCCTCCTCTTTTATATTTGCTAGATGCAAGTagaaaacatattattttaatgtgatggaatgatccaatatatatatacatataatgcaattttttgaagataaaacaaataaaatgagtttgatgcaaaaatgcaaaatttggtTGGCAGTTTTAAGTCTTAAGTCTCAAGTCTACATCCCTCATTTGCGAAAAGCTAGTAGAcagtttgttttgaaaataacttatttagctaaaactgatttatttatttattttttttttttgttgttgaaagtactatagacaAAACTAAAATGTAGCTGGTAAGACCTATGAAAATATCAAATAGTGCAAtaaaacccatgaatagtaacaaaaataaattaaatagtaaaaaaactGGTTTTTTAAACGAATGTCAAGAAACAATACCTAAACAATACCTTAGATATAGTACTTAAGTGCTGTTCTTTAGGTTccctttttaagattctactatgtggattttttctcatggaaaAGAAGtctattttttagttaagttgTCCCATGGcagaattttaagaggagaaTTTAAGGAACAATACCTAAACTATTATAcctaagttgtttttttttttttttttttttagaaacaaacacacacatgagagaggaaaagagattCTAACACATTACTTAAAAGAGTGCATTGATAGAGGTTGAAGGAAGGTGGAGgagaaaattgggaaaaaacaaaaaaggaaaaatatttgggCTTGCGAAAAAAGCAGAGTAACAGAGTAAAAAGAGCAGAGCTTAGAGGAACTCTTTTGTACATGTTGCCGGAATTAGTTAATCACAATAAGTATAAATCGCCGACGGATATTTGGGCATGTTGAGTTGTGGTTGTAGtgagaatatttttatattattttaatgtgtagtatggtaaaatagaattttgggaTGTTAGGTGtgttataaaattatatgatataattgataaaaaagttttttgaaatGATAAAATGAGATAGAGTAGCATTTACTGAtgctaagagcatccacagcagctgttgtaaaaaaaatgctattttgccacaccaaacacctactttattattttaccacatcattttacaacatcgcatttatcagatgttttatcattcaattatatacattaaaataatatatactactcattaaaataatatattatctcaGCCACCAACAGCAAACAAATACCAATCACCAAGCAACAACAtccaccaaccaccaccaccaccaccaccaccccaccATCACACACCCAGCAAGCCCGAAACCACcaacaaaacaggaaaaaaaaaaaaaaaaaaaaaaaaaaaaaaacaccagcaAATACCAATCACCAAGCACAGCCACCGCCCAAATGCCAAACCACCACCGATTCAAACAGAGAGGAGAGGGCCATCACCCCCACAGCCCACCACCACTGCCACTGTCACCGCCCATAGCCCACAGCCCACCTCCACCATCAGATCAACCCAAattgcagcaaaaaaaaaaaaaaaaaaaaaaaaaaaaacccacaaccagAGAGAGGCAGAGTGGCTGGAGCGTGGCTGAGCGTGAGATCGATGGCGGCCTCGCAGCCCACCTCCACCATCAGATCAACCcaaattgtagcaaaaaaaaaaaaaaaaacccacaaccgGAGAGAGGCAGAGTGGCTGGAGCGTGGCTGAGCGTGAGATCGATGGCGGCCTCGGGGTGTGATCGGTGAGATCGAGCGTGGGTGTGATCGGTGAGATCGCGCGTGGGTGAGATCGAGCGTAGCTGGAGCGTGGCTGAGCGTGAGATCGAGTGGCTGGAGCGAGATCGAGCTTGGCGGAGCGCGCAGTCGTCGTCGGAGCTACGCCGTCGTCGCTGATGGTAAACATTTCGGACTGGTTGAAGAGAGAGGGAACcggagagtgagagaggagaaaagaaaaaaaatgaagaagacagAGGGAACCGGAGaatgagagaggagaaaagaaagaaatgaagagagagaggagagagaaaacgtaatataaaataataaaaattatacaacatttgtccgtaccgttgcaaatttgcaacggtactgtTCAtatgttgtataatttttaccatttggaacatctgataaagctttgtttttgtgtttggtgtgctaaatgtgccaaaaatttagcatttggcacatttagcacATCTGCTGTGGGTGCTCTAATGCTACCATAACTGTATCTAACTTTTATCCAAGTcaaaatgttatatttatttgCGCGGTCTTCTTCGTTTGAATTTTCCTTTAGTGTCCACTTTTATTAGTCTTTTAATAACAAATCACAAATACTATAAAattctcagtctctctctcaaaagaaaGACTGAGTCTGCTTCTTCTGAAACCCTAGAACCAGTTAGAATATATTCgcaaaataaatacgaaaaccCTTATCATGAAGACTAAGACGCCATTGAATCAACTCAAGCTCTCCGTGCCTGCTCAAGAAACCCCTATCACTTCCTTCTTGTACGTTTCCCTATTCCTCTTTTTTCAATTCCAtctttttttctaattcatCTTTCTTACTTCTAAACTATCGATCTTTGTAATTGCTTATCAttctttctttgcttctttgatTCTCTTTGCTAACcgttaaaatttattaaaaaaacagcTAAGAATTTGGAAGTTTGTGTCTTTAGCTTTTTGATTTTGATCATCAGCTCACTGATTGTGGGGTAAAGTGTAAATGTTTGATTTCATATTTGGGAGCAAAGAAACTTATTAACCCTTTTCACTATAATTGTtcttattggattttttttttaattttttttaatttttatttcaagcTGGGAtttaaaagaattgaaaaaaataataggattaatttaattttacttttttcctGTATTCACTGAAAAGcaagtttaagaaaaaaaatttcttgattaAATAAGGTAAATTTTCAGGACTGCAAGTGGCACATTTCATGATGGAGATTTTTTCTTAAACCAGAAAGGGTTGCGGCTCATCTCTGAAGAAAAGGTGTCCCGTGTATGTATATCTTGATTCGGTTCCTATCTTATGGGCACTTGTGTTTTGGCTGAATCATATGTGcttgttttagtttttatcagtaatatatgatatattttactttcaatctGTGTGAATAAAAATGATCGGAATTTGGAGTTCTGCAGTGATAATGAGTCTCTTGATGAGGTCAAAGTGCTAATGAGTCTTTTAATGAGGTCTAAATTATACAACAGTACTGTAAACTAAGTTGATACTACTAGTTCACTAATCCTTTAACTGCCTTTTGCTGTCCCAATATTTTGTATCTTCTACCTTGATGAACTACTTTCCCTTATAAGTCATCAACTACATTTCCAGGAGTTTGAACAGGTCATGTTTAAGTTAACCCTGCAAAACCTTAATCTTGGAGAACTGGGAAAGCAGCCCTGTTGgtccaaatttaaatttttacagTTCAGATACATTTTTTTGGGTAGTTTCCTTGTTCTTTTTCcaatttaacctttttttttcatcctttagGAGTTCATGCCAGCCTTTctctttttgtaattatttttggtATGCTTCTTGGAGACTTCTGAATGCTCCAAATTTGATGTCTAGTGACTAGTCAACCCATCTCCTAATTAAAAGACATAAGTCCAACATTTTCAAGTGCCATGCCTCTGATGATAGATATCATCATACCTATTTCAAACAACTTGGCTTCTTATTCCATTAGGACTTATTGCACACCCTCTTCACCTTCATGCTTTGTATTGGTGTtgtcttattttttgtattctttggGATTAAGGCTTGGATGTTATTGTTCATTTTCATACAACACTTATCCTTCATTGCCtactctcccccccccccccccccccacttcTTTTGTTTTATCTATAAGATATTTGAGCCCTCATAAAATTAGCTTTTCTTGTTGTGTTTGGACAGCCTTCTGACAGTAAGGAGCTAGATATTGAATTCTCATTGGAAGATCTTGAGACTATTAAAGTCATCGGAAAGGGAAGCGGTGGTGTAGTTCAGCTTGTTCGCCATAAATGGGTTGGAAAATTATTTGCCTTGAAGGTCATGGTTCCAGCAAAACCAATTTTTGGACTTgcctatatataataatatatttattgttagaatagtggttaaatgattaaatttaccattttttaacAACTTAAGCTTTTAGGACAAGTAGTAGTTTATCAATTATCATataattttaactttcaacTCAAAACTTTATATGGTTACATGTCACGTGAAGTAATgaaaatgatgttaaaacttttaatttcattGAGAGTATATGAATTCTTTTTAAGGTCTGAATACATATAGGGggaattctaaaaaataatatatgtagGGGGAATGACTATATACATTCTTGGAGAAGTCAAGTGCGAAGGTGGCAGGTGATTCTGTCTTTAGTCATATAAGATGTATGTGCTATGGATGAAAATGCTGTAGGAAAAGCATGGAAATGTGTGGTAAGGGAGAGGATGGCCTGCGTAATTAGTAATTACTACTTGCTAGTTTAAATGGCAGGGGTTGAAGTTTAAATAGTTATGGGAGCTTATCAAAATTGACTTAGTGGAGACATGGGGTAAGACCAAAATAAGTGACTATGTACGAAACTACAGACTGGCAGAACTGGAAATCTGTTGGCCTGCTTCTCTAATTATTTATGGTGCTGGCTTGTCAACTTCTTGGTAACCTATTATTGAAATTACAATCCTCTATATTTGTTATGGCATCATTTCTTAGTTTTATCTATAATTTTGGACAATTGAGGCTAACATCTTATTCAGAATTCAGAAACTTGCTTTGACATCTTCTCTCAATGTATTTGCAATTGTGGCTTCTTCTACGTTGAGTTCAGTGTTACATTACATATACTAAGATCTCAAATGATCTAGACATTAGCACTTCTGATCTAGGTAGTCGTCTTTGTGTTAACCAGAAGGTACTTTTTTATAACAGGTCATCCAAATGAACATACAAGAGGATATACGTAAGCAGATTGTGCAGGAGCTGAAAATAAATCAAGTATCTCAATGTTCAAATGTTGTAGTTTGCTATCATTCTTTCTATCACAATGGAGCTATTTCCCTTGTGTTAGAATACATGGATCGTGGATCCCTAGCAGATGTGATTAGACAAGTTAAAACGGTTCTTGAACCATATCTTGCTGTTGTCTGCAAGCAGGTCTATGAGCTAATTTCCTCTTGCTTTAAGACTAAGTTAAGATTGATAAGTCTGCAACATTTGAAGAAAGTCTTGTCATATGACTAAAGATCTACATTTATAATCCAGGTTTTACTGGGTCTTGTGTACCTGCACCATGAAAGACATGTAATACATAGGGACATCAAACCATCCAATTTGCTGGTAAACCACAAAGGGGAGGTGAAGATTACTGATTTTGGTGTGAGTGCAGTGCTAGCTAGCTCTATGGGTCAAAGGGATACATTTGTGGGAACCTATAACTACATGTCGGTAGGTGGAGTTTCTTACCTTCTATAACACCCTAATTCATTgctccaatttttatttatttattatgatgcAAGCTTTTGCTTTAGTGCTTAAAGCATATTGTTTTCTCATTTCAATCCCACATAAAGCATATTCTAGTGGGATgattatcccccccccccccccccccccccccaaaaaaaaaaaaattgactaatgCTTTTAATTTGTGTTTTAGCCAGAGAGAATCAGTGGGAGCACTTATGATTATAGCAGTGATATTTGGAGTTTGGGCATGGTAGTGCTTGAGTGTGCAATAGGACGGTTTCCTTATATGCAATCTGAAGATCAGCAAAGCTGGCCAAGCTTTTATGAGCTTTTGGAGGCAATTGTGGAAAGCCCACCACCTTCAGCTCCATCAGATCAGTTCTCCCCAGAATTCTGTTCATTTGTGTCAGCCTGGTAATGAACTACATGTGTTCATGTGATATTCAATTTTGTTAGTTTGGTGTGTTGCAGTTTTGACTTTGTCAGCCTTTAGGTGTAAATGTTTTCTCTTTCTGTCATGTAGACTTTTGATTTTTGGACTACCAGCCATttcaatgtttttattattttaaagccTTTATAGGTATATATTTTTTACCCCAAGTTGTGTACCTAGTAAGTTAAAGTTGATGTTTGGTTCTTGAGTAGCCTAATCCCACCTATTCATTCTGCTTATTCAAATGTTAGAGAGGCCCTGTTGAAGCTGCATTAATTCTATTGTGGGATGACTGTTCAAGAAATTGATTTTGCTTGAGAAGTATGAGGAGCTTTGTTATCATTATAGCTATAATGTTATTGTGAGAGAGAACTTATGCTAGCATGAATGAAGATATCTAATGTCCTCATGGCTACCTGATAACAGCCTTCTCCTGTCTAAAAATTATGCATATGTTAAGCCGCagctttttaatattttaagccaATTTGTATTGCATTGAATACCCTATACTGAATTATTGAgctttttaacttttcaaatgAAACAGCTCATACCTGCTTCTATAGGGTATCATTTCAAAAGATTAGCTTGAAGTTATTTAACTAAATAACAAGAAGTTATAATTTTGATGTATTAATTTTTGAGAGAATTTCAATTAGCTGTCCTCATGTTGTTTCCAACATATGCTCTCTACTTTGATCTCAATTGCTCAAAAAGATGCCCCTACAATCACTTGGAAAATCAGTCTAAATAACAAGATTATTTTCTGCATGTAGTATCTATTATCTTCTGACACTGGAAAATTAGAGCTGAAATATTGCCTGCCAACACTGTCTTCCAAGTAATATAACATTTTCACTTGGATTGACACAATTAGGAATGCTTTACTCTTCCATTTTATAGTTTTCAGTTCATGATTTATGTGCTGATCTTGTTTCCAATTGCAATTGCAGCATACAAAAGAATCCCCAAGATAGATCATCATCGTTGGACCTTTTGGTAAGTGACTTGGTGTATGTCTGCATGGATTTAAGAAATTCATGTTGTATTGGTCAGAATCTTCATAGCtaactctttttttgtttccagAGTCACCCTTTTATCAAAAAGTTCGAAGATAAAGACATTGATTTCGGGATTCTTGTAGGTAGCTTGGAACCTCCTGTAAATTTCCCTCGATAAATTTCCCTGTAATGTCATATTTTGAGTGTTAAAATGTTATAACTTGTGTATCAGTCATCAGTCTTGGTCAAACATTTTATGGATTTCATGTAACAATTGAGCATAAGATCTGTTATTCTATAGAATTCAATTTACGTATAAGATAATGTTTGTCTGGATATCATACGCACCAAACCTGCTATTGGTATGTAGTCTTAGAATTTATAACGGACAAGTTCTAATGATGATAGTCTGCGCCCCATTAAAGCTGTAGGCGGAGAAATGAGATTGTTGATTCTGTATTTTGTCCGTTTATGTGTTTTGTTgctttcttgaaaattttcacttgGTTGCAATGTATCTAGACCAGCAAAGCTTGTTCGTGATGAAACTTAGGATGAGAAATTgatttagggtccatttggaaacaacttatttaactgaaactaaattttttttgctgaaagttttataaataaagctaaaaattagcagaaatagtatcgtgggacttataaatagtattaaaaagtacAATAGTacttatgaatagtagtaaaaataaactaaataataaaagggTTGTGTTAATGAGCACTGCAAGGTGCCTgttaacaacaattttttaatctttttttgacaaaatttttatcttttttgtagttttatgttattttttcagttttataaGTACTATTTAGTgtattttttgacatttttttgtcttttttgcaCTTTAACAAGCACCAAGcggtgcttgttaacatttAAGCTTAATTCCAAACGCAACCTTAAAGCTTATGAATTGCTGGTTTTGTTCAGTCTAGTTATTGGCATCTAATATGACTCCCATAAACTATACACacttttttagtattttactaTGTTTGTTTCCATGCAAAATTCGATCAACCTTAAATATGTTTTTGGTTCACTataaaatcttttgtaaaattttgttaaatgttttataaaaaaaaaaaatggtaaaacattttacaaaaacacatAATGGCTATTCATTCATCTAATTGACAAGTGACCAGTTTGGTGGGTGGGGCTAGGGCCTGTGCTAGTAGGTTCAGCCTAGGAGTGACCTggcaaaaacttaaattttaatattgtgacatatatatatatatatatatatatatatatacatactatTAATTCCTTGTTTGGGTTTCATCATTTTGCATATTAAAATCttttcacacaaattcttaaattctctaaaatacctatatcttttagttaaataattttaaa
This DNA window, taken from Quercus robur chromosome 2, dhQueRobu3.1, whole genome shotgun sequence, encodes the following:
- the LOC126713694 gene encoding mitogen-activated protein kinase kinase 6, yielding MKTKTPLNQLKLSVPAQETPITSFLTASGTFHDGDFFLNQKGLRLISEEKVSRPSDSKELDIEFSLEDLETIKVIGKGSGGVVQLVRHKWVGKLFALKVIQMNIQEDIRKQIVQELKINQVSQCSNVVVCYHSFYHNGAISLVLEYMDRGSLADVIRQVKTVLEPYLAVVCKQVLLGLVYLHHERHVIHRDIKPSNLLVNHKGEVKITDFGVSAVLASSMGQRDTFVGTYNYMSPERISGSTYDYSSDIWSLGMVVLECAIGRFPYMQSEDQQSWPSFYELLEAIVESPPPSAPSDQFSPEFCSFVSACIQKNPQDRSSSLDLLSHPFIKKFEDKDIDFGILVGSLEPPVNFPR